The genomic DNA ACAATTTTCCTTTCCTCAAGAGAAAAACACGCTTTAGCTTGACATGAACAAAAATACTCATCTAAATCTGTGGTCATTCATTTCATGTTGAAACAAGGGCACCAAACAGAATTAGTTGGTCAATGATAAATACTTGAAAACATTCGTTAATCATTGAGGTTGTTTTAAAAGCCAAAAATAGTTGCTCTCCTTGCCGTTTCTTTTTCTGaatgtttatgtattttagACAAGAATAAAAAAGCTATTTGAAAACATCAACCTGGGCCCCGGGGAATTTCTGACATTCTAGAGTCACAAGCAATCAAATTGAAGAAAAAATTGAAAGAGTAAATGTTAGACGCAGCCCTGTGAGGCACATAGAAATGGCTGATTTTTTGTTGATGCTTCAGGAGAAAGAAGATAGAGATAAAAATGACCGCTGAGACCGTCAGATCAAAAcgttcttttttaaaaattttattCTGGCATTCTTGCTGCAGCTCGACATGATTCCTCTTCATCAACACAGGACGGGAGAATTAATGGCGGTGGGGTGTCGCAGGGGATGCTGAGAGGAGTATCCACCAATCCAAATCTCAGCCAGCTCCTTCAGATATCCTCCTACGAAAGTGACCTttgcctcctcctccagctgctccctGGATAAAGCCCTCTGATCCCTGCGAGCTTATCAACAAAGTCTGCTGGGGTCCTCGCTCTCTTTGTTGCACATGTAATCACACCGTATTGAATTGGAGAGCCATGGAGGTGAGAGTGGGAGAGGAGGATCATCACACACCAGATCCCTCTTGGTGAGAGTGATGCGCCTCGCTGCAGAGGAGAGAATGGTGTCAGCTGGGGGCTCCCTGCGTGAGCGGACGCCTCAAATGGGACCCCTCGCCGCTCTCCGCCTGGCCCTACTCCACCTCGGAGTGGCTTCAAAAAGGGAGTTCAGAATGACAGAAGTGTTTCATACTGGCACATTCAGAGGCTCGGACCAGATGGAGTCTTTGTTCGttgctctcaaacacacacacggatgcacACGCATACACGAAGCGTGACACATGcaaatgcgcacacacacgcaggcacgtATGCATGCACTCTTCCTCGCCACACAGCAGTGTAAAGCCAGGATCATGATGACAGGGGGGTGGTGTGATTCTCTTGTCCTCTGTCGTGTTCACATTAGTCATATGCAAATCGGCATTGTGCACAGAGAATGACACAAATCCACCATGTCTAAATCCACAAAGGAGACTGGTGACGGCTATTAAGTTAACATGATTTATTAAGGCGCTTGACCCAGTTAGCGCATGCAGCCATTAGATGGTGTTTGTTTCAGGTGTTTCAGGAGGAATGGACTCTGTCACAGCTGGAAATTTGGAGACACGAGGGAGATTACACTGAAAAGGCATTCATTAATGTTCacttagctgtgtttattttagaACTGAAGGAAAGAATGATGAAACCAAGTCTGAGTCTGACAACGTCTGGCGATTACAAGAGGAATGTTCAGCCTTGTCTTCATCGTGGGGCTTAGTACTTTCAAAATATAATACCCTTTTCTtggtcatttttttctgtcttgatCATCAAGAAATTCTTCATGAGGTTTCTTCAACTTTGTTGAACATGTCACGTCTGATGGAACAAAAAGGCCCTTAAAGCACCACCGTGCAGGATTTACAGATGATGTTTCAGGttgtaacaaaataaacaccTCTCATCTCACCCTTCCCTACGGTGACCGCTAACAAAGTGAGTGGCCCTGTTCAGAGCCAGTGTTAGGTTTGTCTGTTCTAGGCTACGGTAGAATTATGGCGTGGGAACatgggagaggtggaggaagacgTACTTCCGCTGTAGATATAAAAAACTCAGTCAAAGGTAATTAGACACTATTATGAAAGGAATATTAGGAATATTagattccatttctgccaacaGATCACTCAAACCCCCCATAAGGTCAACGCAATGGCCCTTTAAAGGTACACTATGCAGGATTTTTTCTACAAAACAATGCTGCACTGTCTGTAGACACGCTGCCCTCTGCCTGCATTTTCTTAATTTCTCAGTATTCTGCGGTGCTCCGGACGTTTCTGGGCTTCTGGAGATGGATAGTATGTCACATGCAGATGTTTGTTTGCGTTGAAGCAGTGgcagactcaggatgtttgagagGCAGGggtaataaaaaatgtaaaaaagaaccagttgtgtgctgctgctcaggGCAGATACCATTCGATCACAAAATCTTCATATAGAGTCAAAACGGCAAAAAGACTCTCTGACACAACGTTATTATTACATATTATCTGCTGTAACGAACATCTTAAATTAATTCACTTGTCAACAGTCCACCTTGATGAAAGCTTAGACATCATACTAGTTGTTGTTTCCTGACACATCCAACTCCTACTGACGATGGAGATCTTGCATGTTTTCATACATCAGTAGATCAACTGATCAGCAAAATACTGACAATGAAAAGTGTCGACAGACTAGTGTTGATTTCTTTCTTCGTGAACAATCTTTCTGACGATAAAGAAATGTCAACCAAAGGATCTCTACTAAGGATTAGGTTTATGGTGGGGTCGAGATGGAAAAGGAGGGAACAGGAAGGTTGAGAATGACGAAaaagcagaaggaggagagatggagtCACTGAAGGCAAACGGCGCTACACAGCTCAACGTTTTTGCCATTTTCCATCGTTCCAGATGGCATAAGGCCACGATCATCCCCGGCTAATTTAGGAACCAGAGTATTCAAACATTTCTGACAGGAAGCAGTCGGTGACCTTTAAGCTGGAAATGCTCCGCTGGTACGGCGTCCTCGCTGTCTATTTTCATCAGATCGGGAGGTGCGGAGCGCAGACACATCCTTCAGCTGAGGTGAGTAAGAAATGCCAGTCTGTCAGCTCCTGTCTGCTCCTCGCTGTGCACTGTGGTATGAACAGCGAACTCTGCCGCAATCAGCTCGTCTATCGATTCGAGTCAAAGTAACCTTCACCGCTGCAGGTTTGttggaacaaaaaacaaacacatggatTTAATGTCTCCGGGCATCAGCAGctaaaaaacaaagttacatCTACTTCCTCTCTGAGTTTTAACACCGACAGCTGAATCCTTTTCTATAAATGTGTGTGATGTTGATATCCTCGTGTTTATATCGATGGAATCACTTAACAAATTGGACTTGTCACACTTACTTCCAGAGAATTTAATGATGCATGCTGTATACCGTTGACGACTAATAGCTGCTCGACCTCACCCAGCTGAAAACCCCCGCTTTAAATAAATATCAGGAGTTTCTCTACATTATTCATCAGTGGCTGACCCTGGTCTACCTATGAATGGGAATAAAAGAGCATCAATCAGCTTCTCAGTTGGATATAACATCAGCAAATCATATGACATTCCTCTTCTCCTGTATGAGTAGAACTGACAAATCAGAGTGTCCGCACATTAATATATGTATGGCTGAACCTTTCATGTGAACCGTGAACGACTCGAGCAAAAAACACCTCCCGCTTATATGGTGTAAAAGATCCCACATCCCGTAAATGCACCGCAACGATTTTTGCAGAAGATTGACACAGGGAGCGAGTatggatgagagggagagatcGAGAGTCATCGATTTCAATATAAAAACATGACACACGCAACAATCATATAAAAGGGAataggattttattttatttgctatATAATGGTATCAGGCACTGCACCACCCTAGGCAGAAAATGTCATTTACAGTCTACCGCCATTAAACAATTCACATCCAACACTCCTATTCACTAGTGGTTAGTTGACGTGCGAGTGGTTTCTAGATGTGctgatgaggggaaaaaaaagcaaaaactcGAGTCCATGAGTGTAGTTGTGAGCCACGCTAATCCAGCTCAgagtgcagctgctgctgacaatGAAAGACGAGTCAGTTCCGGTGAAAACCACTGAACAGaaccctcaaacacacacctcctcctggAGCGTCAAATCTTTTTACGCTCTCGCCCACTAGTGGTGGTTACGAATCTTTTTTAATGACAATCTTCACTTTTCCGTCTTCCAACAGTTTGGTTTTTCTGGTGCATAATGAGGATCACAGCCTCTCGAGGCCGCtagtctgacaaaaaaaaaagaaaagaaatacattgacggtaaacactttttttttcttaaagctgCAACTCACCATTATTTCCATTGTTGATTAATTTGTTGCTTATTTTCTGGATCaactgattagttgtttggtgtTAAACTGTGACAAAAGGGTGAAACGTTTCCCAGAATTGATTgacgcatttttttttatgcctaaacacactcaaaaacaaactctcttcatgactgagtaaactgaataaacaaactgacctaaTGTTCCAACCCAATTTCATACCGTTTGACTTTgattatatgtggcggaccctgccacctttcctgCTACAgacagtgttctgaggacctcattttcctccgcttgtttattcagatagGGAGAAGATaaatgagtttgtgttattacctcattaatattgtaaatattacaattctgagtttgaatttctgctccaaaactacgtagtgcccctttaatctgTCAAACATTGTCTTTatcaattatttgttaaaatgtattaaaacataaaatagaaaatagtTAAAAGTGTGCATCAGTGTTTCCCTAAGCCTGAGGTGaggtcctcaaatgtcttgttttgtccacaaaataaagatattcagaatcctgtcatagaggagtaaagaaaccagaacatactcatttttaagaagctggaatcaaataatttagtctttttttccttaaaaagtAATACATGGATTATAAACATAGTTGGTGATAAATTCCagacaactaatcgattaatcgttgcagctcgagtcgtgttttctctgttttcacagTGCATCTTAAATTGtaacaaaatcaacattaaagtCGTAGTACCATGATGgcttacatgcacacaaacctATAACAATCAGTTATACTACTAGTATCAAGATGGcaaatgttttcacagaaaataaatagtTTACCAAGTCAGGCTGTGATGGAAAACGCTGGTGTTTTAAGAGTACTTGCATATagcacatgcaaaaaaaaagtgcccCAGTTAATCTTTTCTGCTTACAGTGACACaatgaaccaaaaaaaaaaaaatcactgacagacacaACACTGATAAAGTTCATTATAATCTGCTGTTGAATCAGGCCAAGAGGTTTGCCCTGGGGCTTGGTTTTAGTCCATGAAATTCTCCTTTTGTAATTTGTAATTTCGAAACATCAACATTAATCATCAAGtaagacaaacacaacatatcAGTCACTCTGGTGTTGTCAGTAATATTGTCGAGTTGATGAAAATAGTGGCTTTGGTTGATTTGATCGTACTCTAAACTGCACTTAGGTGGTTCCAACTGAATATCATCACTTCATCTTCTTCCTGCTACACCAGCCGTAGTGCATTAACAAAAAGTGGCTGATAGCAGGAGTATGTCAGTTCTGCTTCTGTGTGACTGTCAGGCCTCATTAAGGTGCTTCCACTCAGAACTTGCTGAGGGGCGGCAGCGCCCCCGCCTTCACCAGCACAGCTGAGAGCAGGTCTGCAGGTCCGGGTGGGTGAGGCACAGCAGTGGCTGAGGGGTCTCCATGCTTGTTATCAGAGTTCATAGGTGCGGGAACCTTCCCTCTATTCATCGTGGTCTTGCCAGCCCCACTGCCCCCTCCTCCGCCCAAACTGGTCTTGCTGTTCTCCGCTGTTGGGATGACAGTGCCCAGGTGGGGGTTGCCCGCCACAGCAGTTCCAGTGGACTCCATGCCGCtgtgacagcagcacagcagccggAAGAACGCCGCTCTCATCTCCCTGCTGGACAGAGTGTAAATCAGAGGGTTGAGGGCAGAGTTGAGCACAGCCAAGGCAATGAACCAGTCCACCTGGTAGAGCACGGGGCACTTATTTGGGCTACAACccacatccagcagcagcaggaggaagaggggggtcCAGCACATGACAAACACTCCCAGAACGATCACCACTGTCCGCAGCAGGGTCAGCGAGCGCTCTGAAGGCCGGCTGCTCACCCTGCGGCCGCTAGAGGTCACCAGGCGGTAGATCCTGATGTAGAGGATGATGATGGCCACCAGCAGCGCGCTGAAGACACTGATGCAAAAGGCCACATAACTCTTAGCGTAGAGCGGCAGCACCGTGGAGCAGGAGGTCATGTTGTCCAGGCAGTTCCAGCCCAGGCTGGGCAGGGCACTGAGCAGCACTGACACAAGCCAGCAGGCTGCCAGCAGCCCTAGAAGTCTCCCCCGACCTGCTGTCTCACACGGACGCAAACGCACCATAGTCATGTGCCTCTCAATCCCAATGGCCAAGAGGCTGAACGTGGACGCGCTGAGGGCCACAAACATGCTCCCCTCTCTGGCCAGCCACTGCACCGGCGTCAGGAAGTAGGTGTTGCGTCCTGAGGTGAAGATGTTCACCACGTAGGCCACACCAGCCAGAAGGTCTGACAGCGCTAGGTTTCCAATGAGGAAGTACATGCGGCTGTGGAAGCGCTTGTTCCTCCAGAGAGCGAGCAGGACCATGAGGTTCTCCAGGACAATCAGCACGCAGATGAAGAGCAGCACAGCCTTCTTACAGGCCCCGCTGCTGCGAGGCAGGTCCCACTTCCCCGAGTGGTTGTAGTGTCTGACAATGACATCATTCATCCCTTCCTCCGGGATGTTCCCCatgctgcctgcctgccctTCCTTGCCTTCCTAGGTCacacagcagagggcgccacaGCACTGGACACAGCACCTGGCAGGGTTACAGCATGCATCTCAGAGCCCCTTCAGACCTGCCAATCAAAAGCAATTAAGAGATTACTTTGACTTTGAAAAGCTATACTTTGAAGGGGCATTtagtagttttggagaagaaaattcaaactcaaaatttttatattttcaatattaatgaggtaattatacaaactcagaagtttttccataactgaataaacaagctgttctgagaggaaaataagtAAGGttcccagaacacagtttgaagctagaaaggtggcagggtccgccacatatgacCAAAGTATAACAGTATGGacttgttttgtcctttaatgtcagtttgtttaatcagtCATGAAACCTGtgagttcatttattttgtattctttATTTAGACATGAAAAACAGTCTTCTGATTACAAGCTTgtccccaaaactacaaagtacccctttaattttacattatttaaccagaaagctgcagaaatgtctCCCACAGAAGTGTCCTGCCAAGACAGCACtagattaaatattaaaaatactaaatataACACACCACGAAACAGAATTATAAAGAAATCGCTAAAATACGAAATAAAGAGGAACCCGTGGATAAAGAGTTAAAGTTCTTTTTGAATTTATTGCCCCCAGCATCTTGAACAAACAGCTGTGGAAGCTACTGCTGTTCGTAAATCCAGTACCATAAATGTTAACTTCTGACTGACAACACCTCGAGTCTGACTACTGTGGGACAGCATTTACTGCTTATAAATAAACCTCAATTAAACGTGACAATATAATCTTGAAATGACCCTTTAGAGTGCGTGTAAACCTTCAGCTTTGCTCAACAGGTTTTTCTCATAATTAAACCTTATTATGTACCTCCCCTGAtgaatacacacatttacagagaTTACTAATAGGCTGTTCTCTTTTCTTAGAGCGCAATTGTCTGCGTTTAAGCTCCATTTTAGTCGAGACAAGGTTTTCTGCTCACTCCTTCATGGAGTTGCTCAAAAGTTAAACGGAGTTTGGTCGTCTGGTCTCTGCACAGTTCCCGGCTATTCTTCACCGCGGCTACAATAACTCATCTTACCTTTTGGAGCCACTGCTCTCATCTGAACATCCCGCTGCTGTGGTGAGATCTGCAGAACACTGGAAGCTGTTTTTCTCTCGTGCGTAACGACGCGCAAAA from Sparus aurata chromosome 11, fSpaAur1.1, whole genome shotgun sequence includes the following:
- the s1pr3a gene encoding sphingosine 1-phosphate receptor 3a, with product MGNIPEEGMNDVIVRHYNHSGKWDLPRSSGACKKAVLLFICVLIVLENLMVLLALWRNKRFHSRMYFLIGNLALSDLLAGVAYVVNIFTSGRNTYFLTPVQWLAREGSMFVALSASTFSLLAIGIERHMTMVRLRPCETAGRGRLLGLLAACWLVSVLLSALPSLGWNCLDNMTSCSTVLPLYAKSYVAFCISVFSALLVAIIILYIRIYRLVTSSGRRVSSRPSERSLTLLRTVVIVLGVFVMCWTPLFLLLLLDVGCSPNKCPVLYQVDWFIALAVLNSALNPLIYTLSSREMRAAFFRLLCCCHSGMESTGTAVAGNPHLGTVIPTAENSKTSLGGGGGSGAGKTTMNRGKVPAPMNSDNKHGDPSATAVPHPPGPADLLSAVLVKAGALPPLSKF